In one window of Accipiter gentilis chromosome 28, bAccGen1.1, whole genome shotgun sequence DNA:
- the LGALS8 gene encoding galectin-8 isoform X2, with the protein MMSLDGPRKTISNPIIPYVGTILGGLVPGELIMIHGTVPDDADRFQVDLQCGSSTKPRADVAFHFNPRFKRSGCIVCNTLEREKWGWEEITYEMPFQKGKSFEIVIMILKDKFQVTVNKKHLLLYNHRISLGRIDTLGIYGKVQIKTIDFVSVGEMPDGSQFGVPYVGKLDTALRPGCTVAIKGEVNKNPKSFVINLKSSDSKDIALHLNPRMKNKVFVRNSYLHDSWGEEEKEVANFPFSPGMYFELIIFCDAHQFKVAVNGVHTLEYKHRFKQLEKINVVEVIGDVKLLDVRSW; encoded by the exons ATGATGTCCTTGGATGGACCACGGAAGACAATCAGTAACCCG aTTATTCCATATGTTGGCACAATACTTGGTGGCCTTGTACCTGGAGAGCTGATTATGATACATGGGACTGTTCCTGATGATGCAGACAG GTTCCAGGTGGATTTACAGTGTGGCAGCAGCACAAAGCCTCGAGCTGATGTGGCGTTTCATTTCAACCCCCGCTTCAAAAGGTCTGGCTGCATTGTTTGCAACACACTGGAGAGGGAaaaatggggctgggaggagatCACTTACGAGATGCCCTTTCAAAAAGGGAAGTCATTTGAGATTGTCATCATGATTTTAAAGGATAAATTCCAG GTGACTGTAAACAAGAAGCACTTGCTGCTCTACAACCACAGAATTAGCCTTGGAAGAATAGATACTCTTGGAATATATGGCAAAGTGCAGATCAAAACAAtagattttgtttctgtt GGGGAAATGCCAGATGGTTCGCAATTT GGAGTTCCTTACGTTGGGAAACTTGATACTGCGCTTCGTCCAGGATGCACAGTTGCCATTAAAGGAGAAGTGAATAAAAACCCAAAGAG CTTTGTGATAAATCTGAAATCAAGTGACTCAAAGGACATTGCATTACATCTGAATCCCCgaatgaaaaacaaagttttTGTGAGAAACTCATACCTTCATGACagctggggagaagaagaaaaggaagttgcCAACTTCCCTTTCAGTCCAGGGATGTACTTTGAG CTGATCATTTTCTGTGATGCCCACCAGTTCAAAGTTGCTGTTAATGGTGTTCACACTCTGGAGTACAAGCATCGTTTTAAACAACTTGAAAAGATCAATGTAGTGGAAGTCATTGGAGATGTTAAATTGTTAGATGTGAGGAGCTGGTAG
- the LGALS8 gene encoding galectin-8 isoform X1 — MMSLDGPRKTISNPIIPYVGTILGGLVPGELIMIHGTVPDDADRFQVDLQCGSSTKPRADVAFHFNPRFKRSGCIVCNTLEREKWGWEEITYEMPFQKGKSFEIVIMILKDKFQVTVNKKHLLLYNHRISLGRIDTLGIYGKVQIKTIDFVSVSLQGSQLSSLGVTKINTENGEMPDGSQFGVPYVGKLDTALRPGCTVAIKGEVNKNPKSFVINLKSSDSKDIALHLNPRMKNKVFVRNSYLHDSWGEEEKEVANFPFSPGMYFELIIFCDAHQFKVAVNGVHTLEYKHRFKQLEKINVVEVIGDVKLLDVRSW, encoded by the exons ATGATGTCCTTGGATGGACCACGGAAGACAATCAGTAACCCG aTTATTCCATATGTTGGCACAATACTTGGTGGCCTTGTACCTGGAGAGCTGATTATGATACATGGGACTGTTCCTGATGATGCAGACAG GTTCCAGGTGGATTTACAGTGTGGCAGCAGCACAAAGCCTCGAGCTGATGTGGCGTTTCATTTCAACCCCCGCTTCAAAAGGTCTGGCTGCATTGTTTGCAACACACTGGAGAGGGAaaaatggggctgggaggagatCACTTACGAGATGCCCTTTCAAAAAGGGAAGTCATTTGAGATTGTCATCATGATTTTAAAGGATAAATTCCAG GTGACTGTAAACAAGAAGCACTTGCTGCTCTACAACCACAGAATTAGCCTTGGAAGAATAGATACTCTTGGAATATATGGCAAAGTGCAGATCAAAACAAtagattttgtttctgtt TCTTTACAAGGGTCTCAGCTATCATCTCTAGGAGTAACAAagataaacacagaaaat GGGGAAATGCCAGATGGTTCGCAATTT GGAGTTCCTTACGTTGGGAAACTTGATACTGCGCTTCGTCCAGGATGCACAGTTGCCATTAAAGGAGAAGTGAATAAAAACCCAAAGAG CTTTGTGATAAATCTGAAATCAAGTGACTCAAAGGACATTGCATTACATCTGAATCCCCgaatgaaaaacaaagttttTGTGAGAAACTCATACCTTCATGACagctggggagaagaagaaaaggaagttgcCAACTTCCCTTTCAGTCCAGGGATGTACTTTGAG CTGATCATTTTCTGTGATGCCCACCAGTTCAAAGTTGCTGTTAATGGTGTTCACACTCTGGAGTACAAGCATCGTTTTAAACAACTTGAAAAGATCAATGTAGTGGAAGTCATTGGAGATGTTAAATTGTTAGATGTGAGGAGCTGGTAG
- the LGALS8 gene encoding galectin-8 isoform X3, with protein MDHGRQSVTRFQVDLQCGSSTKPRADVAFHFNPRFKRSGCIVCNTLEREKWGWEEITYEMPFQKGKSFEIVIMILKDKFQVTVNKKHLLLYNHRISLGRIDTLGIYGKVQIKTIDFVSVSLQGSQLSSLGVTKINTENGEMPDGSQFGVPYVGKLDTALRPGCTVAIKGEVNKNPKSFVINLKSSDSKDIALHLNPRMKNKVFVRNSYLHDSWGEEEKEVANFPFSPGMYFELIIFCDAHQFKVAVNGVHTLEYKHRFKQLEKINVVEVIGDVKLLDVRSW; from the exons ATGGACCACGGAAGACAATCAGTAACCCG GTTCCAGGTGGATTTACAGTGTGGCAGCAGCACAAAGCCTCGAGCTGATGTGGCGTTTCATTTCAACCCCCGCTTCAAAAGGTCTGGCTGCATTGTTTGCAACACACTGGAGAGGGAaaaatggggctgggaggagatCACTTACGAGATGCCCTTTCAAAAAGGGAAGTCATTTGAGATTGTCATCATGATTTTAAAGGATAAATTCCAG GTGACTGTAAACAAGAAGCACTTGCTGCTCTACAACCACAGAATTAGCCTTGGAAGAATAGATACTCTTGGAATATATGGCAAAGTGCAGATCAAAACAAtagattttgtttctgtt TCTTTACAAGGGTCTCAGCTATCATCTCTAGGAGTAACAAagataaacacagaaaat GGGGAAATGCCAGATGGTTCGCAATTT GGAGTTCCTTACGTTGGGAAACTTGATACTGCGCTTCGTCCAGGATGCACAGTTGCCATTAAAGGAGAAGTGAATAAAAACCCAAAGAG CTTTGTGATAAATCTGAAATCAAGTGACTCAAAGGACATTGCATTACATCTGAATCCCCgaatgaaaaacaaagttttTGTGAGAAACTCATACCTTCATGACagctggggagaagaagaaaaggaagttgcCAACTTCCCTTTCAGTCCAGGGATGTACTTTGAG CTGATCATTTTCTGTGATGCCCACCAGTTCAAAGTTGCTGTTAATGGTGTTCACACTCTGGAGTACAAGCATCGTTTTAAACAACTTGAAAAGATCAATGTAGTGGAAGTCATTGGAGATGTTAAATTGTTAGATGTGAGGAGCTGGTAG